A genomic stretch from Chitinophaga agri includes:
- a CDS encoding DUF1304 domain-containing protein encodes MLIVIKILIGLCALEHLYILWLEMFAWTTKAPKVFKQLPAHLFEPTKTLAGNQGLYNGFLAAGLIWSFFIQDGAWSLHIATFFLSCIAVAGIYGALTAGKRIFFVQGLPALITLLLISIL; translated from the coding sequence ATGCTAATCGTCATCAAAATCCTCATTGGTCTCTGTGCCCTTGAACACCTCTATATTCTATGGCTGGAAATGTTTGCCTGGACCACTAAAGCACCTAAGGTCTTCAAACAGCTTCCCGCACATCTCTTTGAGCCCACAAAAACACTGGCTGGCAATCAGGGACTGTATAACGGCTTTCTTGCAGCAGGTTTGATCTGGTCATTCTTTATTCAGGATGGCGCCTGGTCGCTGCATATAGCCACCTTCTTCCTGAGCTGTATCGCAGTAGCGGGTATCTATGGGGCACTGACTGCAGGGAAGCGTATCTTCTTCGTACAGGGACTACCTGCGCTCATTACCTTATTACTGATCTCTATTCTCTGA
- a CDS encoding sugar phosphate isomerase/epimerase family protein, with amino-acid sequence MSSRRIFMQQAGLIAAGLMINPSGIFSRSRENTVTKIGLQLYTLRDPLAKDVKGTIAKVAEIGYSHVETFYGYKERGQKDQFWGLDPKGLKALLKQHGLATHSGHYQLNDYLTRGNGKDEALKVQLEIAHELGQQYLIVPIPPLALWDKLTADDYKFIAAQLNKAGEEARKLGMKVGYHNHFWEFRTQPDVNTTGYEIMLKGTDPSLVTFELDLFWAIKSGVDPVALFKKHPGRFSMWHVKDIDKTTQGKIAGGDNDKLTSMEILPKVKFAEVGTGAVDFKHIFSNASVAGVKYAFVEQDMITIDPFESIKTSYGYVKNSLLKR; translated from the coding sequence ATGAGCTCAAGGAGAATTTTTATGCAGCAGGCTGGCTTGATAGCAGCCGGATTAATGATCAATCCATCAGGTATTTTCAGCCGAAGCAGAGAGAATACTGTTACAAAGATCGGCCTACAGCTATATACCCTGCGTGATCCACTGGCAAAGGACGTGAAAGGTACGATCGCTAAAGTTGCGGAGATAGGTTACAGCCATGTCGAAACATTCTACGGATATAAGGAGCGTGGTCAGAAAGACCAGTTCTGGGGACTGGACCCGAAGGGATTAAAGGCTTTACTGAAACAGCACGGTCTGGCTACCCATAGTGGGCACTATCAGCTGAATGATTATCTGACCCGTGGTAACGGTAAAGATGAGGCCCTGAAGGTACAGCTGGAAATCGCCCACGAACTGGGACAGCAATACCTGATCGTGCCAATTCCGCCATTAGCTTTGTGGGATAAGTTGACCGCGGATGACTATAAGTTTATTGCAGCGCAGCTGAACAAGGCAGGAGAGGAAGCCCGTAAGCTCGGAATGAAAGTAGGATACCATAATCACTTTTGGGAATTCAGGACACAACCGGATGTAAATACCACCGGCTATGAGATCATGCTGAAGGGTACAGATCCATCATTGGTGACATTTGAACTGGACCTCTTCTGGGCTATTAAATCCGGTGTCGATCCGGTAGCGCTTTTCAAAAAGCATCCAGGAAGATTCTCTATGTGGCATGTGAAAGATATCGACAAAACGACACAGGGCAAGATTGCCGGCGGAGATAACGATAAGCTGACATCCATGGAGATACTCCCTAAAGTGAAATTTGCGGAAGTAGGTACAGGAGCAGTCGACTTTAAGCATATTTTTTCAAATGCCAGCGTAGCAGGCGTGAAGTACGCTTTTGTAGAACAGGATATGATCACTATTGATCCTTTCGAGAGTATTAAAACGAGCTACGGATATGTAAAAAATAGTTTACTGAAACGATAG
- the porV gene encoding type IX secretion system outer membrane channel protein PorV, which translates to MIRICFRSATLALLVAACLPAASYAQEKTLNVATSAAPFLRISPDARAGGMGDMGIATQADANSPFYNLSKVAFAEAPNSLAVSYVPWLREVSNKIYLATISGYHKLDDNQAVSGALRYFNLGNIQFADAAGNALGSSSPREFSLEGGYARKLGEHLSLALTARYIYSKLASGNANNSGINYKAGNAFGVDLSMTYNLVDEDGKGLTAGATITNLGSRVNYSNSSTAREYLPSNFGAGVAYRLPMEEGHKFTFGLEINKLLTPVVPTDSAGISSYYSYSVVKSWFKSFSSANGGFKSFQVSLGGEYSFDDQFFVRAGYFWEDKTHGDRKYVTTGLGYKYGSAMINVAYIVPSGSGFNRSPLANTLRFGATIDLPWE; encoded by the coding sequence ATGATACGTATCTGTTTCCGCTCTGCGACATTAGCTTTATTGGTAGCTGCCTGTTTGCCAGCTGCTTCCTATGCACAGGAGAAAACGCTGAATGTTGCGACATCTGCAGCTCCTTTCCTGCGCATATCTCCTGACGCCCGTGCCGGCGGCATGGGTGATATGGGGATCGCTACACAGGCAGATGCTAATTCACCCTTTTACAATCTGTCGAAGGTAGCATTCGCAGAGGCACCCAACAGTCTCGCTGTTTCCTATGTGCCATGGCTGAGAGAGGTGAGTAATAAGATCTATCTGGCAACGATCAGCGGGTATCATAAACTGGATGACAACCAGGCAGTAAGCGGTGCACTGCGTTACTTTAACCTGGGTAATATTCAGTTTGCTGATGCGGCAGGTAATGCGCTGGGTAGTTCCAGTCCGCGGGAGTTTTCGCTGGAAGGTGGATATGCCCGTAAACTGGGAGAGCATTTAAGTCTGGCGCTGACGGCCCGTTATATCTATTCGAAACTGGCCAGCGGCAATGCCAATAATTCCGGGATCAACTACAAGGCCGGCAATGCCTTCGGTGTAGATCTCTCTATGACTTATAATCTGGTGGATGAAGACGGCAAGGGCCTGACAGCTGGTGCTACGATCACCAACCTGGGATCACGTGTCAATTACAGTAACAGCAGTACAGCCAGGGAATACCTGCCTTCTAATTTCGGAGCAGGTGTGGCTTACAGACTACCGATGGAAGAGGGACATAAATTCACGTTCGGCCTGGAAATCAATAAACTACTGACCCCTGTCGTACCAACTGATTCAGCAGGCATCTCGTCTTATTACAGCTATAGTGTTGTGAAAAGCTGGTTCAAATCTTTCAGTAGTGCAAATGGGGGCTTTAAGTCATTCCAGGTGTCACTGGGAGGTGAATACAGTTTCGATGACCAGTTCTTTGTCAGAGCAGGTTACTTCTGGGAAGACAAGACCCATGGTGACCGGAAGTATGTAACGACCGGGCTGGGTTACAAATATGGTTCCGCCATGATCAACGTTGCCTATATAGTGCCATCAGGCAGCGGGTTTAACCGCAGTCCATTGGCCAATACGCTGCGTTTTGGCGCAACCATCGATCTGCCCTGGGAATAA
- a CDS encoding SDR family NAD(P)-dependent oxidoreductase: protein MKHLENKVALVTGGSRGMGAAIVKRLADAGANVVFTYVRSAVKAEQLARDVAQSTGRKVLPILADSASQEAVANAVDTVISQLGGIDILVNNAGIYGESPLEEQTPDQYDRIMDVNVRAVYIASVAAARHMTAGGRIISIGSNMADHVANRGATLYSMSKSALIGMTKGMARELGPKGITVNLVQPGPVDTDMNPADGAHAASQVARLALGHFGKAADIASLVAYLASPESGYITGTALTIDGGSNA from the coding sequence ATGAAACATCTTGAAAACAAAGTCGCATTGGTAACAGGCGGTAGCCGCGGTATGGGTGCCGCTATCGTAAAAAGACTGGCGGATGCTGGTGCAAATGTGGTATTTACCTATGTAAGGTCTGCTGTTAAAGCGGAACAACTGGCCCGGGACGTAGCGCAAAGTACCGGACGGAAAGTATTGCCGATCCTGGCTGACAGCGCTTCTCAGGAGGCGGTTGCGAATGCTGTGGATACGGTTATATCCCAGTTAGGAGGTATTGATATACTGGTGAACAACGCTGGTATCTATGGAGAAAGTCCGCTGGAAGAGCAAACTCCTGATCAGTATGACCGGATCATGGATGTGAATGTCCGCGCTGTCTATATAGCTTCTGTGGCTGCTGCCAGACATATGACTGCGGGCGGTCGGATCATCAGCATCGGCAGCAACATGGCCGATCATGTCGCTAACCGGGGGGCAACGCTCTATTCCATGAGTAAGTCCGCATTGATCGGTATGACAAAGGGAATGGCCCGGGAACTAGGCCCTAAAGGGATCACTGTCAACCTTGTCCAACCCGGTCCTGTAGATACTGACATGAACCCCGCTGATGGTGCACATGCCGCTTCGCAGGTAGCACGCCTGGCGCTGGGTCACTTTGGCAAGGCTGCTGATATTGCCAGTCTGGTTGCTTATCTCGCCAGTCCTGAAAGTGGTTATATCACCGGGACAGCACTCACGATAGATGGTGGGTCGAATGCTTAG
- a CDS encoding YfhO family protein, giving the protein MMNKLKSFLPHVAAILALLLLSIIYCRPAMNGKILSQSDNVQWQGMAKEAMDYKKAHGITPLWTTSMFGGMPTYQIAMETPYDFANYIPSVLTLGLPKPINVLFLSAICFYLLCMTLGTNPWIGFLGAVAYTYASYSPIIIVTGHETKMLALAYLPAVIAGLVLIIRKRYLLGTGMMALALTYLVAANHLQMTYYFFLVLGVIGIAYVVYCIREKEFRHLIISGSLVLLAIVLSFGSNAVSLWTTYEYSKESTRGGASELTPLPGASDDKPQGGLDRNYAFRWSYGKFETFTLLVPNIYGGSSSGTLGKDSETFKKLSAIGVPENQAEQVIKHWNLYWGFQSELGTSGPVYLGIVICMLALLGLFIIRSWHKWWLIGISVLGILLAWGSNFAAFNYFMFDHFPLYNKFRAPSQALVIPQFSFAVLAVLALQELVSGKLSKEALKKKLRWTGLLTGGLLAVIYLASFSANYTNATNDPQRAGGDDMFQAQLTQMLQGNAQLSGELMTALYADREQLYHSDVYRAILFAGLAFLLLWLYQTNRLDKKWLLPALTLLAVIDLLQVDARYLNSESFMDETSYGGSFQPSSVDQQILQDKDPHYRVFNLTAKPFDDAMTSYFHKSVGGYHAAKLQLYADLIERQISKNNLQVLNMLNTKYVIVPGQDGQPVAQRNPEALGNAWFVKHIVWAKNADEEMRILDHMNTRDSVVIDQRYAEAVQSTLVYDSAATISLIANNLNEISYASSSNTPQFAVFSEVYYKQGWKAFIDGREIPYVRANYALRGMTVPAGKHTIAFRFEPNAYYAGIKLSLTSYIIMLLLLTGGIVLNFRMNKMNGEKAKSV; this is encoded by the coding sequence ATGATGAACAAGCTGAAATCGTTCTTACCACACGTAGCGGCCATACTGGCATTGCTGTTGCTGTCAATTATTTATTGCCGGCCAGCTATGAACGGGAAAATACTCAGCCAGAGCGATAACGTGCAATGGCAGGGAATGGCAAAGGAAGCCATGGATTATAAAAAAGCACATGGCATCACCCCTCTGTGGACCACCAGCATGTTTGGGGGTATGCCTACTTATCAGATCGCGATGGAAACGCCTTATGACTTTGCGAACTATATTCCGTCTGTGCTGACATTGGGATTACCCAAACCCATCAACGTATTGTTCCTTTCGGCTATCTGCTTCTATTTGCTTTGCATGACCCTCGGCACGAATCCATGGATCGGTTTCCTTGGCGCAGTAGCATATACATATGCCAGTTATAGTCCCATCATCATCGTGACGGGGCATGAGACCAAGATGCTGGCGCTGGCCTATCTGCCTGCTGTGATTGCAGGATTGGTACTGATCATCCGTAAGCGCTACCTGCTCGGCACAGGTATGATGGCACTGGCACTCACCTATCTGGTCGCCGCCAATCACCTGCAGATGACCTACTATTTCTTCCTGGTACTGGGCGTGATCGGCATAGCATATGTCGTATACTGTATTCGCGAAAAAGAATTCAGACACCTGATCATCAGTGGATCGTTGGTGCTGCTGGCAATAGTACTCTCATTCGGGTCTAACGCGGTGAGTCTCTGGACAACCTACGAATATTCAAAGGAAAGTACCCGCGGCGGCGCATCTGAACTGACACCACTACCTGGTGCGTCAGATGATAAACCACAGGGAGGCCTGGACAGGAACTATGCCTTCCGCTGGAGCTATGGAAAATTTGAAACCTTTACCCTTCTGGTACCCAACATTTACGGCGGAAGCTCTTCGGGAACACTGGGCAAGGATTCTGAAACCTTTAAGAAACTGTCTGCGATAGGCGTACCTGAAAATCAGGCCGAACAGGTGATTAAACACTGGAATCTGTATTGGGGTTTTCAGTCTGAATTAGGCACCTCCGGTCCCGTATACCTCGGCATTGTGATCTGTATGCTGGCGTTACTGGGATTGTTCATTATCCGTTCCTGGCATAAATGGTGGCTGATCGGGATCAGTGTACTCGGTATTCTGCTGGCATGGGGTAGCAACTTTGCGGCCTTTAACTATTTTATGTTCGATCATTTCCCGCTGTATAATAAGTTCCGCGCACCATCACAGGCGCTGGTCATTCCACAGTTCTCCTTTGCCGTACTCGCTGTGCTGGCGCTCCAGGAACTGGTAAGCGGAAAGTTATCCAAGGAAGCGCTGAAAAAGAAACTGCGATGGACTGGATTGTTGACTGGTGGCCTGCTGGCTGTAATCTATCTGGCTTCCTTCAGTGCCAATTATACGAATGCGACAAATGATCCGCAACGTGCGGGAGGTGATGATATGTTCCAGGCACAACTGACCCAGATGTTACAGGGGAATGCGCAGTTGTCGGGGGAACTGATGACTGCCTTGTATGCGGACAGAGAACAACTTTATCATAGTGATGTATATCGGGCTATTCTTTTCGCAGGGTTAGCTTTTCTGCTATTATGGCTTTACCAGACCAACCGGCTCGATAAAAAGTGGCTGCTACCTGCGCTTACGTTGTTAGCCGTGATTGATCTGCTGCAGGTCGATGCCCGTTATCTGAACAGTGAGAGTTTCATGGATGAGACCAGTTATGGCGGATCGTTCCAGCCTTCATCGGTTGACCAGCAGATATTGCAGGATAAAGATCCACATTACAGGGTATTCAACCTGACAGCAAAACCGTTTGATGACGCAATGACATCCTACTTCCATAAGAGTGTAGGCGGTTATCACGCGGCAAAGCTGCAACTCTATGCTGATCTTATTGAAAGGCAGATCAGCAAAAACAACCTGCAGGTGCTCAATATGCTCAATACAAAATATGTGATTGTACCCGGGCAGGACGGGCAACCAGTAGCACAACGTAATCCGGAAGCATTAGGCAATGCCTGGTTTGTAAAGCATATTGTATGGGCGAAAAATGCAGATGAAGAAATGCGTATACTGGACCACATGAACACCAGAGATTCGGTGGTCATAGATCAACGGTACGCTGAAGCGGTGCAAAGTACGCTGGTATATGATTCAGCGGCGACTATCAGCCTGATTGCCAATAACCTGAATGAAATCAGTTATGCGTCCAGTTCAAACACACCGCAGTTTGCAGTATTCTCAGAAGTTTATTACAAACAGGGCTGGAAAGCATTCATTGATGGACGGGAAATACCGTATGTAAGAGCAAATTATGCACTGCGGGGTATGACGGTACCGGCAGGTAAACATACCATCGCGTTCAGGTTTGAACCGAACGCATACTACGCTGGCATTAAGTTGTCACTGACCAGCTACATCATAATGTTGCTCCTCCTGACCGGAGGTATAGTTTTGAATTTTAGAATGAACAAAATGAATGGTGAAAAAGCAAAAAGTGTTTGA
- a CDS encoding M23 family metallopeptidase, with the protein MKILLSAAAALLCMQAFAQEPQKEEKESPELLYKSIQKPTLPVAQGPDGDEISNKPVVGRLRTITPSRRMVAPKQIVFTEADAPGIAMFRSGACAPPVVEDGLDPVYSGVKAHMPLYFPYKSSAVGVWQGFYYSWDNDNNGANDPHRAIDYGKSSVAANEDPTFGVYAIAPGKVIDVYWSNGGGNIVIIEHTAPDGFKYRSRYLHLRNGYDNDRGLAKNSPTAKYKSFATNGTSSNLCWGTNSQTIKVKKNDIVQAGQFIAYAGNTGSGGIGVILKDDGTMKNPDTRSFNVHLHFEVSVQDTRAGHSGDWVNVDPYGTYNHSGVSCYDLGSVTPYARLYAPFYPSFHNVPLDLVNKYWSYYTGMGMSLQTVSVDRNGSNLYAAGSFQWGLSGEWYARFYMTGSVYQNYFNTYNAQGMRPRQISVTKDGSGNPRFSVIWEKNPAGQAAYSVHNADDATFDNAWKTYVTTKKWHVQEHVDYTVNGKRLHAAVFVNKPNDNGFYLYYGMNAADFNNKFNELYPNWELKSICVNGSKVGGVWRPKKSNYAAYYGMTSADYQSKFDQFSAQGLRLVKVQNYDDNGRFSAVWGK; encoded by the coding sequence ATGAAAATTCTACTCTCTGCGGCAGCCGCATTATTGTGTATGCAGGCATTTGCGCAGGAACCACAAAAAGAAGAAAAAGAAAGTCCGGAATTGCTTTATAAAAGCATTCAGAAACCTACGTTACCTGTTGCACAAGGCCCTGATGGTGATGAGATCAGTAACAAGCCTGTTGTTGGCAGATTAAGAACGATCACACCTTCAAGAAGGATGGTGGCTCCTAAACAGATAGTATTTACCGAAGCAGATGCGCCGGGTATTGCCATGTTCCGTAGTGGTGCCTGCGCACCTCCCGTAGTAGAAGATGGCCTTGATCCGGTTTACAGTGGTGTAAAAGCACACATGCCGCTATATTTCCCCTACAAGAGCAGTGCGGTAGGCGTATGGCAGGGCTTCTATTATAGCTGGGATAATGACAACAATGGGGCAAATGATCCACACCGGGCAATCGACTATGGTAAGTCCAGCGTTGCGGCGAACGAGGATCCTACTTTTGGCGTATATGCCATCGCTCCAGGTAAAGTAATAGATGTATACTGGTCAAACGGAGGCGGTAATATCGTTATCATCGAACATACTGCTCCTGATGGATTTAAATACCGCAGCCGTTATCTGCACCTGCGTAATGGTTATGATAATGATCGCGGACTGGCGAAAAATTCTCCAACGGCCAAGTATAAGTCATTTGCTACCAATGGTACCAGCAGCAACCTTTGCTGGGGCACCAATTCCCAGACCATCAAGGTGAAGAAGAATGATATTGTACAGGCTGGCCAGTTCATCGCTTATGCAGGTAATACCGGGTCAGGTGGTATTGGCGTGATCCTGAAGGATGATGGTACCATGAAGAACCCTGATACACGTTCTTTCAATGTTCACTTGCATTTTGAGGTGAGTGTGCAGGATACCCGCGCCGGACACAGTGGAGACTGGGTAAACGTAGATCCATATGGGACCTACAATCACAGCGGCGTAAGCTGTTATGACCTCGGGTCAGTGACACCATATGCCCGTTTGTATGCGCCTTTTTATCCGAGCTTCCACAACGTGCCGCTGGATCTGGTTAATAAATACTGGTCTTACTACACAGGGATGGGCATGTCTTTGCAAACAGTCAGCGTAGACCGCAATGGCAGCAATTTATATGCGGCCGGTTCGTTCCAGTGGGGACTTTCGGGCGAGTGGTATGCACGCTTTTACATGACAGGTTCCGTATATCAGAACTATTTTAATACCTATAATGCACAGGGCATGCGTCCGCGTCAGATCTCTGTAACCAAGGACGGCAGTGGTAATCCGAGGTTCTCCGTTATCTGGGAAAAAAATCCTGCCGGACAGGCTGCTTATTCGGTGCACAATGCGGATGATGCCACCTTTGACAATGCGTGGAAGACTTACGTAACCACTAAGAAATGGCATGTACAGGAGCATGTTGACTACACCGTGAATGGTAAGAGACTACATGCGGCTGTTTTCGTGAACAAGCCTAATGACAATGGCTTCTACCTTTACTACGGCATGAATGCTGCCGATTTCAACAATAAATTCAATGAACTCTACCCTAACTGGGAGTTGAAAAGCATCTGCGTAAATGGCAGCAAAGTAGGAGGGGTATGGCGTCCTAAAAAGAGCAACTATGCCGCCTACTATGGTATGACATCAGCAGACTATCAGTCCAAATTTGATCAGTTCTCTGCTCAGGGCCTTCGTCTGGTGAAGGTACAGAACTACGATGATAACGGACGTTTTAGTGCCGTATGGGGCAAGTAA
- a CDS encoding OmpA family protein yields the protein MLAYVAKSIATILLCCYCTMGLIAQNLVPNASFEDVNICTEYTAPCAPSAWLSVAPEVARMKYLCNGTALHGQHYVNLLLEGKENPDLRVYIQTRLRCSLEKGKKYRIRIYMNTDNYPLRAGIRFDTAFVFSQHASCLTAPASLELNENDVQKKLFRLNHPWYMLEKTYVATQTATHMLIGNFRAPQKKEGAGGGYNNAQLLIDSISVTPEEGGTACGNPDSTIMLLYKERHRHTIPEALIAAGDLIHRLDGAAGCDTIILKDDLFTADKTSLNDRYKQQIDDALNRYRGNRARILLIGYAWQAASEEYNRIVSADKAKAVANYMVYNEGYSFDDFEIRGEGRTNPRYDTAGGAAGENNRVEMIVCRPPLIKDTLPTKLIAHHPDTLVIPDILFKFNSSELNRNLYGSLDSLMKKIPRDGSIQLQVNGHTDNAGTSAYNNTLSMKRANAVASYMQEHGLGNDIRQIIGVGEHQPVADNQSAEGRRRNRRVEIIIFYSPD from the coding sequence ATGCTGGCCTATGTTGCAAAAAGTATCGCAACGATACTGCTATGCTGTTACTGTACAATGGGACTGATTGCCCAGAACCTGGTGCCAAACGCTTCCTTCGAAGATGTAAATATCTGTACAGAATATACAGCTCCCTGTGCCCCCTCAGCCTGGCTTTCAGTTGCGCCGGAGGTGGCGAGGATGAAATACCTGTGTAACGGCACTGCTCTGCACGGGCAACACTACGTTAATCTTTTACTGGAAGGCAAGGAAAATCCTGATCTCAGAGTCTATATACAGACCCGGTTGCGCTGTTCATTGGAAAAAGGGAAAAAATACCGGATACGTATCTACATGAATACGGATAATTACCCCTTACGCGCAGGGATACGCTTTGACACCGCTTTTGTATTTAGCCAGCATGCCAGTTGCCTGACTGCGCCTGCCAGTCTGGAACTAAATGAGAATGATGTACAGAAGAAACTATTCCGGCTCAATCATCCCTGGTACATGCTGGAGAAAACCTACGTTGCCACGCAGACGGCCACGCATATGCTCATCGGTAATTTCAGGGCACCACAAAAGAAAGAAGGCGCCGGAGGCGGATACAATAATGCGCAGCTGCTGATCGATAGTATCAGTGTGACGCCCGAAGAAGGGGGTACCGCCTGTGGTAATCCCGACAGTACAATAATGCTGTTGTACAAAGAACGGCACCGTCATACCATTCCTGAGGCACTGATCGCTGCTGGTGACCTTATACACCGTCTGGATGGCGCTGCTGGTTGTGATACGATCATACTGAAAGATGACCTGTTCACTGCCGATAAAACCAGCCTCAATGACCGCTATAAACAACAGATAGATGACGCGTTGAACCGCTACCGGGGCAACCGTGCACGTATCCTGCTGATCGGGTATGCCTGGCAGGCGGCGTCGGAAGAATATAACAGGATCGTTTCTGCGGATAAGGCAAAAGCCGTTGCCAATTATATGGTGTATAATGAGGGATACAGCTTTGACGATTTTGAGATAAGGGGGGAAGGGCGGACCAACCCCAGATATGACACTGCTGGTGGTGCAGCCGGTGAGAATAATCGTGTTGAAATGATCGTATGCCGGCCGCCACTGATCAAAGATACCCTGCCAACTAAATTGATCGCTCATCATCCCGATACATTGGTCATTCCCGATATTCTCTTTAAATTCAATAGTAGTGAACTGAACAGAAACCTGTATGGCTCGCTGGACAGTCTTATGAAAAAAATACCCCGGGACGGCAGTATACAGCTACAGGTGAACGGGCATACGGACAATGCCGGTACCAGTGCCTATAACAATACGCTATCGATGAAAAGGGCCAATGCTGTAGCCAGTTATATGCAGGAACACGGACTAGGCAATGACATCCGGCAGATCATAGGTGTTGGTGAGCATCAGCCGGTAGCAGATAATCAGTCAGCTGAAGGAAGAAGGCGGAACCGCCGGGTAGAGATCATTATTTTTTATAGCCCCGATTGA
- a CDS encoding winged helix-turn-helix transcriptional regulator, whose amino-acid sequence MAYTLDLIGGRWKPNILWALLGGKLRYSELKKNIPDVSERILVLQLRELEKDGLIKRLVYAEVPPRVEYELTNDGASMKPMLECISAWGDKHRPNKTN is encoded by the coding sequence ATGGCTTACACCCTCGATCTGATCGGTGGCAGGTGGAAACCAAACATACTCTGGGCATTACTGGGGGGTAAACTGCGGTATAGCGAACTGAAAAAAAATATTCCTGACGTATCCGAGCGCATCCTTGTATTGCAGCTGAGAGAGCTGGAAAAGGACGGTCTGATCAAAAGACTGGTGTATGCAGAAGTACCTCCGAGAGTGGAATACGAGCTTACAAACGACGGTGCGTCAATGAAACCAATGTTAGAATGTATTTCAGCCTGGGGAGATAAACACAGGCCCAATAAGACAAATTAG
- a CDS encoding hemolysin family protein: MTLDIFFTVFLVLLNGFFVAAEFAIVKVRSSQIEVNAGSNKTVSQVAKSIVNNLDGYLAATQLGITLASLGLGWVGEKVMTTLILNAFHALNFNIAEDVAHKVAIPIAFLGITILHIVFGELAPKSLAIRKPVPTTFTVAIPLKLFYAVFRPFIWILNGFANVILRMVGIRPVHEHEDIHTEEELRVIIAESHQGGVIEETEKALIQNVFNLGDRHVSALMTPRNEIIWLDVDDDPEVNKVKILTQKHTVYPIAKGDLDHTTGFVYSKDLLSDNFNGAINNLEAISRKLLVVTVHNRTYQLLELFKRERIYQAMVVDEFGSIKGLVTINDIVDALVGNISETNEFEYEVIRNEDGSILVDGQLPFVEFLEMMGIDADPQKVNVTNFVTLGGFILDRMGKIPEAGNSITWRNLKLEVIKMDQHRIAKVHICNVEKDKDKDEEK; the protein is encoded by the coding sequence ATGACGTTAGACATATTTTTTACCGTCTTTCTGGTACTGCTGAACGGATTTTTTGTAGCGGCAGAATTTGCGATCGTAAAGGTCCGGTCATCGCAGATCGAAGTAAATGCGGGCAGCAACAAAACGGTCTCGCAAGTGGCCAAAAGCATAGTCAATAACCTCGATGGCTATCTGGCGGCCACACAGCTGGGTATTACACTCGCATCCCTGGGGCTTGGTTGGGTCGGCGAGAAAGTGATGACAACCCTGATACTGAATGCTTTCCATGCACTTAATTTCAATATAGCGGAAGACGTTGCTCACAAAGTAGCAATCCCTATTGCATTCCTCGGTATTACCATCCTTCACATCGTATTTGGTGAGCTGGCACCGAAATCGCTGGCGATCCGTAAACCTGTACCAACCACCTTTACCGTAGCAATTCCCCTCAAATTATTCTATGCAGTGTTCCGGCCATTCATCTGGATCCTGAATGGTTTTGCGAATGTCATTCTGCGTATGGTAGGCATCCGCCCTGTGCATGAACATGAGGATATACACACAGAAGAAGAGCTGCGTGTCATCATCGCAGAAAGTCATCAGGGTGGTGTGATCGAGGAGACAGAAAAAGCACTGATCCAGAACGTATTTAATCTGGGCGACCGTCATGTATCAGCCCTGATGACGCCACGTAACGAGATCATATGGCTGGATGTGGATGATGATCCGGAAGTGAACAAGGTAAAAATCCTCACCCAGAAGCACACAGTATATCCGATCGCCAAAGGCGATCTGGACCATACCACCGGCTTTGTATATTCTAAAGACCTGCTGAGCGATAACTTCAATGGCGCTATTAATAACCTGGAAGCGATCAGCCGTAAACTGCTGGTGGTAACTGTACATAACCGTACTTACCAGTTGCTCGAACTGTTCAAGCGTGAAAGGATCTACCAGGCAATGGTAGTCGACGAATTTGGCTCGATCAAGGGATTGGTGACCATCAATGACATCGTGGATGCGCTGGTAGGTAACATCTCTGAGACCAACGAATTTGAATATGAGGTAATACGCAATGAGGATGGCAGTATCCTGGTAGACGGCCAGTTGCCATTCGTTGAGTTCCTCGAAATGATGGGTATCGACGCAGATCCACAAAAGGTAAATGTGACCAATTTCGTTACCCTGGGTGGTTTCATCCTGGACAGAATGGGTAAGATACCAGAAGCAGGTAACAGTATCACCTGGCGTAACCTGAAGCTGGAAGTGATCAAGATGGATCAGCACCGTATCGCCAAGGTACATATCTGTAATGTCGAAAAAGACAAAGACAAGGACGAGGAGAAATAA